A window of Mucilaginibacter paludis DSM 18603 contains these coding sequences:
- a CDS encoding RagB/SusD family nutrient uptake outer membrane protein yields MKLKNIVKCLLGVMVIILVQSCGKNTLDSIKPTGTPTSSNFWKNADDAQAAANGLYEKQSNSEDLYGRGFFWFINASDDMVVGRTSADRENIKNFVCTGNESSIYAPWSLHFVVMKRANDIIANVPGIDMNQATKNFILGQAYFVHAVMHLEIADLYGTNKQGAPLQNRDNPIAFPAQPTSVKDNYAYIEADLKKAASLLPYFDQLAASDKGRAHKTAAWAYLAKTYLHAKDYANAEKYADSVILSGKHALLTNYADVFKIANNYSSEYLWSVASSLNGQSILPGAMLENKGWGLYNGFGYYQPTKELVDEFESGDKRLAATILKNGDTFQYFGQTYTYPIGGKSNSLTGYQFNKYMEPFSYANGIHVSPNGDEPSTDLNVPLLRYAEILLIKAEAQLMQGKNGDAALNQVRVRAGLAPKTGATMADLKHERRVELAGEWSDRNFDLVRWGDAQATYAKPLHGADGSVVWKARNFDPARDNVWPIPPKDIQISQGQLKQNAGW; encoded by the coding sequence ATGAAGTTAAAAAATATAGTGAAGTGTTTGTTAGGTGTAATGGTAATTATACTTGTACAAAGTTGTGGCAAAAACACGTTAGACAGTATTAAACCCACCGGAACGCCCACCAGTTCCAATTTTTGGAAAAATGCCGATGATGCCCAGGCTGCGGCTAACGGCTTATACGAGAAACAAAGCAACAGCGAGGATTTGTATGGCCGGGGCTTTTTCTGGTTTATCAACGCAAGCGACGATATGGTTGTTGGCCGCACATCTGCCGACAGGGAAAATATAAAAAACTTTGTTTGTACTGGCAACGAAAGCAGTATTTATGCACCCTGGTCGTTACATTTTGTGGTAATGAAAAGGGCAAATGATATTATTGCCAACGTACCTGGTATCGATATGAACCAGGCCACAAAAAACTTTATATTAGGGCAGGCCTATTTTGTACATGCTGTAATGCACCTGGAAATAGCCGACCTATACGGTACCAACAAACAGGGCGCACCGCTTCAAAACCGCGATAATCCGATTGCATTCCCCGCACAGCCGACGTCTGTTAAAGACAATTACGCCTACATCGAGGCCGATTTAAAGAAAGCGGCATCATTGCTGCCTTATTTTGATCAGCTTGCGGCTTCAGATAAGGGCCGCGCCCACAAAACAGCGGCCTGGGCGTACCTGGCCAAAACCTACCTGCACGCTAAGGATTACGCCAATGCCGAAAAATATGCCGATTCGGTTATTTTAAGCGGCAAACATGCTTTATTAACCAATTACGCCGATGTGTTTAAAATAGCAAACAATTACAGTTCAGAGTATTTATGGTCTGTAGCGAGCAGCTTAAACGGGCAAAGCATTTTACCGGGTGCCATGCTCGAGAACAAAGGCTGGGGCTTGTACAATGGCTTTGGCTATTACCAACCTACAAAAGAACTGGTTGACGAATTTGAATCCGGTGATAAAAGGCTGGCGGCAACCATTCTTAAAAACGGCGATACGTTTCAATATTTTGGCCAAACCTATACTTACCCTATTGGTGGTAAAAGCAATAGTTTAACAGGCTACCAGTTTAATAAATACATGGAGCCGTTTAGCTACGCAAACGGCATACACGTAAGCCCCAACGGCGACGAGCCCTCAACCGATTTAAATGTTCCGTTGTTACGTTATGCCGAAATTTTGCTGATCAAAGCCGAGGCGCAATTGATGCAGGGTAAAAATGGCGACGCTGCCTTAAACCAGGTACGTGTACGCGCCGGGCTGGCCCCCAAAACTGGCGCTACCATGGCCGATTTAAAGCATGAGCGCCGGGTAGAACTGGCAGGCGAATGGAGCGACCGCAACTTTGACCTGGTGCGCTGGGGCGATGCGCAGGCTACCTACGCCAAGCCATTACATGGCGCCGATGGGTCGGTAGTTTGGAAAGCCCGTAACTTTGATCCGGCCAGGGATAATGTATGGCCAATTCCGCCAAAGGATATCCAGATAAGCCAGGGCCAGCTTAAACAAAATGCAGGCTGGTAA